The segment CGGAAAATActacaaatacaaaaaaaaacatatatatagacatTATATTCATAGTAAAAATGAGAGGAATAAGTAAATTGCATAATATCTATCTTTACACTAATACACATTCTATTgatatatattgtgttttttACCTTGTTGATTAGTGAAATGTAGTAAGGCTTCACTTGTTCGACGTCTACCTGAACTTTACTCTTACTGTATAGGTCATACTTACTgcagttttattttaatagttagaATAACAGACTATAGATTCGTGATAtaacatcaaaaatatttaaatattcctACTTGAATACATGGAGCCACTTGAGATCTTCCTTGTCTTCTTCACTCATCAAGTGTGTGTAGGTCCCCGCCTTGTGCAATGCTGCGTGATTATTTGAATGTTAGAAAAAAGCAGCTGATATCTATACTTGATTTACTGAGTGGAGACCATATAAGATTGACATTTAAATACGTACGATAAAAGGAATGGTATCGAATAATGAAGAGACCAGCGTGAGGAAGAGTTGTGCCATTCTCCTTAGCCACctattttaaattatcaaatcaatcaaattgtgaGTTTTGGTAATTTTTAATCAGGTTCACTCATAGCAAATAagaagaatataaaaataatgtaGTTACCAAATACATGTAGTCGTCGTGACCCCATGACATAAGAACATTGTCCAATCCACATCCTTCACTGTAAACTCCATTTTTGGTGTTGTATTTTGGGTTGCTATTATCAGGATTTTCTTTGAAATACTGCAATATAATAGTGGAAATATGTCAAATAAGACTGTAACTTATTCTTCGTGTACGTTAGAATTTAGAAACAAATAGACAATGTAATTTTATTCTGTACCTTGTGGTGGATATTGGCCGAGTCAAAGGCGCATCCAACTGGAAATGTATCGCCTGTAATCCAGTGgaagttttaaaattatgtacAATTTTGTTGCTATTTTACAGAATGGTTGAAAATATAATTCTAGACTAGCTTATAGCCCAATAAAATGGCAGAATAGGATCAAGTTAATCTTATATCCAACTCATCATTCAAGTAATGACATTAAcattcttataaaaaaaatagccCAATAAAAGTTTGTAAGATGGTAATTCATGTGTAAGACATACCAACGACAGCCCACTGGGGAAGACCACCGAATTCTGGCAAAAGCAGAACCTTTCCAAGATCTGTATAAAAACAGTAGTAATTCAAAATCCAATACTTGACCCGAGATTATAAAAGTTATTTTGTGCATGTAATCTAAGCCAGAGtattaaaaaataagtttttttttctgtaaaggTTTAGATGTTTATGCTCAATATgaatacaacaaaaaaaaattagacttaCAGCTTATATTATAACACGTTTTATTCCACAAAGAAGGCAacagacaaacaaacaaaaatcgtCGAAATTGTTGACCTTTTTCATATTCAACATTTATTACGTGGGTAAGGTGAATGTTTATCTAATTCATATTACTAGTATCATTGGCAAGTTGCAGTTCGAACAGGCTGAGTTCAAATCATCAATTTTGTGaataactattatattatacatGTAATGGTAGATTTTCAAACATgtgtatataaataattatgataaattatatatcattatGATAAAGTAGAACAAGACATGTACCATGGATTAGAGCAGTGAGATGGAGCCAGTCTTCGTTAGGATAATCCCTCCTAATGGCTTCAGCGGTTTGGAGAAGGTGTTGAATTTGTGGCTCGTCCAGATCGGGATCACTGTCATCGACCACGTTGTTCAATAGTTCACAACATTCCCATATACTCATATCCATTTTGTTCAGTTTTCCATACTCTTTTCTCATTTCTTTCACCTGTCcaatatttccaaaaaaaataagtttagcTAATactaaatacttaaatataaaATCCTTGTCAGATTGTAAAAAATAAGATTTGTTTTGGCTTACAAAGTCATAGGTCTGGTGAATGTGTTGCATCCTGTAGAATTCCTCTACACCTTTCTGTCTCTCGCTTGCACCATTCTCATAATCCCTAGATAGAGAAAAAAAGAGTGTAACTGATTTAGACAAATGCAACGTTCATGTCCATTTTATATCATACTATCTCAGAaaagaaattaagataacaaacAAACCTAAAAGAGTGGCCCAAGAAATTGATATCAGGAGCATCAAATCCATCAGCTTCTTTAGATTTTGGAACCAGTAAACCTCCATCCCACAACAGTTCATCATCCCTCTcatctttcattttcttttcctCGATTCTTGAATCTATAATAGTCACcacaacattaaaaattaaaaatatgtctTCTATTTTTGTGTGTAACTGATCTTAATCTACCCTGCAACAATTTGATTATATGTCTATTATGTCTAGAACTCTCAAAAGATATCCAATATTATGAAAAAACTTATTAAACAACTAATTTATGATCTTGGCAAAAATCTGAGACGCAATAGTGTTATTATCACTATTATTTTGGCATGAACGATAACTAAATATACAGAACGGTGAAAACACGAGTTTTTTGTATGTTTATGTATCTTACCATCATTGTTCAAAACTAATCTAGCCATATGACATAgataatgattgtttttttaacCAATCTCTactatttgagaaaaaaaaatgaagcgTTACCGGAGGTGAAATGTTCAACAAGAACAGTCATGATGCTAGGAATCTGATACgcaattaaagaaaaaaaaataacgagGTATTGTGTAGGTTGTGATGAAGATGGAAGAGAATGAAGAAGGTATTTATATTGATCCAATCAAAAAGTCCTTCCTGCAGATTTGGAGACAGTTCAAGTCCTTAGATCACAAACTTAACTTCATTGTGTCCTCAAACTGAAATTATGTTCAAAAGAGATGTCACGCTTCTCCGAATCTTTGTTTCACCTCAATCACGCGCTCATATCAGCACGTGTTCCTCATGTAACCATTTAAAGCAAAGTTCGTGTTCGACACGCTCGGAAGTGTGAGTTTCTTCTCTTGAACTATCTTATTTAgtattttgttaaatttatcTCTTGACGCGGATTCTTTTAGAAACGATTACACTCAAGAACagttttaagatttttataACACTATTAGACAGTTCTTGCTATTAGAGCAATTTTTTCTAACCAAACCCAATTTATATCTCTTTTATTCATCATTTACTATTTCCGTtattacttgaaaatatatattttctgaaTGATATAGGtcattaatttcaaaaaaaatacgggcttgtacataattatattaaacTTTTACTTAGTTAAAGATAAAACTAGATAAATTGGATTGATTTGTTCtcgtttaatttattttatattaaccTTGTATAGAATGGTTAACATATGGGGGTGATGAACTTTTTTTTAACGTATGGTGGTGATGAACTAACACACTTCATTCTACCATACAAGATAATCTTAAAATGAAGAAATGTTAAAGGAAAGAGAAcattatagtaataaaaatatctaaGCAAAATCGACAAAATTTAAGAGTCCTGATTTGGGAAATAATGAAATAAGTTAGTCCTTagaagcaaaataaaataaaaataaaaatcgagaGTCAAGAACAGCTGTGTTATTCTGTTTTCTGATATTTTAGGAATATTAAAGATATTAACAAGTTGGGAGGAGAAAAACAAGTCAGAATGACGTGTATGATTATCTCCATTTGCTGTGTTTTGACCAACCTTTGAGTCAGCATCTACTCAGATTTCATAtcctttttttgtatttttctatGATTACTCTTTCTATTTTAAAcctgattttgtttttatattattcGATTAAAATGATCTAGACTTGAACTTAAAGCATACCACTAAAACTCCCAATTTAGGTAGTTTGTAGTAGTTAAAACGTAATCATATGGTTGAGATTggtgataatatttttattcttatataatatataaaatagaattgATTTTGGAATCTTTAACATATTACAAATgttaaaacttagttttaaaaaaCTATATTACAAATGTTcccaaaaatatgtaaaattaagTGTTATTTAGTTTAGATGCTGGTTCAAAATGATGCTAAAATATGAATTTATAGGATTCAGCACATTTTAAAAGAGTAAACTGTAACATATTACGATTTTTTAACTGACATACGAACCAATTTCCTTAGAACACACACACACCAAAAACAGTGTTTTTCTTATGTAAAATTGTAATTACATCGATTTTTTATTGGGTAAACGCCATTAATtcgctttttattttatttttcacattgtcaaaaataaaagagaaattaTGTCAATTTTATAGATTTTCTAACGTGCTATATAATGTTTAAGAAATTGCGGCGGGGATACTCTACCATCCATTGCACTTTGTCTTCATGTGCAAGTGCAACCCGTGATGTAATCGTTTGATTTTATACCAAAACTcgaaaaactaatttataatccAAAATAGTGTATTACCTTACTTTTGAATATAGCCTAATGTAATTTATCTTTAAATCATGATTTgaacttttcttttaaaagataaaatatgtatctttaaattttttttatttttttatctgttGTGTGTCcatgtaaacatatatattcaaACTCAATGTGGACATACATGTTTTATATATGTCAATTCTTTCAGAtagttatttttaagtttttatcgctaaaatagcactaaaataatctaaaatagtcttttttattttgactttttaacttttaatttttaatttaaaaaaaaatcttaaaagttaaaatccTATCTTCAAAACTCCACCTCTTAATTTTAAACctagattagttaactttatggtatataaatgtatttttatcttttaataaaatttagtttgATCATTTTCCTCCTTGAATgtcattttgtaaaaataaactcaaaaagcTATAGTaggaaatttttattttatatttagttataataattttagtttcaaattatatttttagatttgaagctattttgatatttttggatataaagatatttttttcagattttcaaaatttacatATCTAAATGTGATGGGATAGATTTTATCAGTAGACTTCATCAGCACACTTCACCAGCAAATTTCACCAGCAAATTTCAGTaacatttttcataattatttgattttaatttttttggaagcaATATTAATAtgacttttatgtttttattattataatatgtaACTTTGTAAACTACtattaaacataaattttatatgcTTTTATATCACGatcaccaaaaaataaaataaattaagatcTCTAAATTGTATTAAGCTTTAAATAATGTTATTATGCAAACTATAGAAAAAGTTATAACTATAACATACAAAATTATATCACAATattaaacataataagtttcaaaataaaacttatatatttattataacaatattttaagTTCATAAGTTtaacataacattttattttcgcTAAACAAGTTCAACATAgcaaaataatacataaacaacataaataaacataaacagGTCATATTCAAATTTCTTTATGAAAACAGACTTCACGTGAAGTCTTCATGAGTCTATTCTCATTAGCTACATTTACAATGAAGCAAAAGTATTACtaaaagttaagaattttttaactgaaattaaagtaaatataaacGAATTTTATGTGTACGAAATAAAAGTTGAATTAAAATGCATATAGAATTTAATTTTAGTTGTTTATGTTGGTTAGTGATACTGATGATAATAGTATTTTTTGTTAAGCGGAAATGATGAGAATTTTTGGAAAATatcaatgtttttttatttttgtagtctAGGTAACCAAACCGAAATAAAACAACCAACAAAATGAAGTTTTCTATGGAACAATCTTGTTGTCCTAGCTAAAGAATCAGAAATCCGATTTTGCTCTTGTGGGATATCAGTGTATTTCAAAAAtggtatttataaataattgataTATTAGAAAGAAATgtcaaaaagtaaaaaaaaaaggtattctATTTGACCAAAAGTTTTAACTTCAATTTGAAAAGCTATTTTTCTCTTATTAATCTAGGGATATCTTGAGCCTATAGAATGGTCCAGACtaatttttaaagagaaatacCTTTTTTTAGATATGCAAATGAACTTTAAAACATGGATCCATATCTGTGAGGCGTTCGGAAACATGACATATAGTTTCCTCTAACAGGGTTCATTTTTTAATAAGTTCAATTTTATTTACTATGTTTAATATAACTTTTGTGTTATGTATGGTTCAATCTGAATGCATACTTACAAAAGAATTAAAACATTGTGATGAGAAATATTATTATTGGACCGAACAAAAACAAGAAGAGACATTAAAATATGGGCAAATCTCTaaaatagcacctttctaagtttatattacaaaaatagcactcaaaaactaaaatgaccaaaatagcattttatcttttgaaaaattta is part of the Brassica rapa cultivar Chiifu-401-42 chromosome A09, CAAS_Brap_v3.01, whole genome shotgun sequence genome and harbors:
- the LOC103837984 gene encoding inositol oxygenase 2 translates to MTVLVEHFTSDSRIEEKKMKDERDDELLWDGGLLVPKSKEADGFDAPDINFLGHSFRDYENGASERQKGVEEFYRMQHIHQTYDFVKEMRKEYGKLNKMDMSIWECCELLNNVVDDSDPDLDEPQIQHLLQTAEAIRRDYPNEDWLHLTALIHDLGKVLLLPEFGGLPQWAVVGDTFPVGCAFDSANIHHKYFKENPDNSNPKYNTKNGVYSEGCGLDNVLMSWGHDDYMYLVAKENGTTLPHAGLFIIRYHSFYPLHKAGTYTHLMSEEDKEDLKWLHVFNKYDLYSKSKVQVDVEQVKPYYISLINKYFPAKLKW